In Candidatus Neomarinimicrobiota bacterium, a single genomic region encodes these proteins:
- a CDS encoding GtrA family protein: MQIRLPKRFIAFSFVGVSGIFVNSAILYYAKEYLYVPIPIASLIAIQIAIFNNFFWNHRFTWTDRGMKGYQAIRTGLIRFTLVSWIAGGLNWIILLLLHHYVGIHYLLANLIAIFIASILNYFLNDLWTFRHPGNNEKSDN, from the coding sequence ATGCAAATAAGACTTCCAAAACGCTTTATTGCCTTCTCCTTTGTGGGTGTTTCCGGTATTTTCGTCAACAGTGCGATTCTGTACTACGCAAAGGAATACCTGTATGTTCCCATTCCAATAGCATCCCTCATAGCCATTCAGATAGCCATATTTAACAATTTTTTCTGGAATCATCGATTCACCTGGACAGACAGGGGAATGAAGGGGTATCAGGCTATCAGAACTGGCTTGATTAGATTTACGCTGGTTAGCTGGATTGCCGGAGGGCTAAACTGGATCATTCTGCTCCTGCTTCATCACTATGTAGGAATCCACTATCTCCTGGCAAACTTGATCGCCATCTTTATTGCATCCATCTTGAATTATTTTTTGAATGATTTATGGACATTTCGTCACCCTGGGAATAACGAGAAATCTGATAACTGA